The Egibacteraceae bacterium genome contains the following window.
TCGCCAGGCGCCGGGCCACCGGGGCGTCGGCGGGCGTGCGGATCACCCCGACGCGGACCGCCGTCGGGCGGCTCGCCGGCCCGTCGACGACGCCGGCCCCGCAGCGGCTCAACCCGGGGTCCACCCCGAGGACGCGCACCCCTCGACCCTTCCACCGAACGGCTGTTCGGTCGAGCCTAGCAGCACGGCCCGCACGCGCCGCGCAGCCGCCACGCCGCGAGGGGTCAACGGATCAGCGCTTCGATGATCCGCAGGGCGCCCGGGCCGATGATCACCACGAACATCGCCGGGAAGATGCCGAACAGCAGCGGGAAGAGCAGCTTCACCGGGGCCTTGCCGGCCCGCTCGCGGGCGAGCGCGCGGCGGCGGCGGCGCAGCTCGCGAGCCTGCACCCGCAGCGTGTCGGCTATGGGCGTGCCGAGACGGTCGGCGTGGAGCAGCGCCGAGACGAGGGCGCGGAGCTCCTCCGACCGGTTGCGCTCGTGCAGCGCCACGAGCGCCTCGCGACGGGAGCGGCCGAGCTGCTGCTCCTTGAGCATGCGGTCGAGCTCGGTGGCGAGCGGTCCGGTGACCTCCTCGGTCACCTCCGCCACGCCCTGCTCGAACCCGAGGCCGGCCTGCACGGTCAGGGCGAGGAGGTCGAGCGCCTCGGGCAGCGTCCGCGAGATAGCCTCCTGGCGCTTCT
Protein-coding sequences here:
- a CDS encoding type II secretion system F family protein, yielding MSPILGYVGALAVGAGLALVVGGLRRSTPGRVALSTVTGGDDPIRSSRDLREEWLRQGLLERVVRPTVERFARAGRRITPWARSAALRERLDNAGYAAPVESFLAVKMASVGAGLVLAVAYAALGGARPLVALVVAAVAGYALPELVVHSQGQKRQEAISRTLPEALDLLALTVQAGLGFEQGVAEVTEEVTGPLATELDRMLKEQQLGRSRREALVALHERNRSEELRALVSALLHADRLGTPIADTLRVQARELRRRRRALARERAGKAPVKLLFPLLFGIFPAMFVVIIGPGALRIIEALIR